A window of Sulfurovum riftiae contains these coding sequences:
- the gmd gene encoding GDP-mannose 4,6-dehydratase: MSEKVALITGITGQDGSYLAEFLLKKGYIVHGIKRRASLFNTDRIDHLYQDPHVENRHFILHYGEMTDSMNLTRIIQEVQPDEIYNLAAMSHVAVSFETPEYVANADGTGTLRILEAVKLLGLTEKTRIYQASTSELYGKVQETPQSETTPFYPRSPYAVAKMYAYWITVNYREAYGMFACNGILFNHESPVRGETFVTRKITRAASKIALGLQDKLYLGNLDAKRDWGHAKDYVKMMWLILQADEPEDWVIATGQTTTVRDFVRMAFRFAGIELEFKGEGVDEVGIVNSVDESRAKELNLDINNLQQLVGKEVVAVDPKYFRPTEVDLLLGDPTKAETKLGWRREYKLEELVNDMMQSDLHLMTKDQYLKDGGYTIMNYFE; this comes from the coding sequence ATGTCTGAAAAAGTCGCACTGATCACAGGAATCACAGGACAGGACGGTTCCTACCTTGCAGAGTTCCTCCTTAAAAAAGGATATATTGTTCATGGTATCAAACGTCGTGCATCTCTTTTCAATACAGACCGTATCGACCACCTCTACCAGGACCCCCATGTAGAAAACAGACACTTTATCCTGCATTATGGTGAGATGACAGACTCCATGAACCTCACACGAATCATCCAGGAAGTCCAACCTGATGAGATCTACAACCTTGCAGCCATGTCACATGTAGCAGTCTCCTTTGAAACACCGGAGTATGTTGCCAATGCAGACGGTACAGGAACACTGCGTATCCTTGAAGCGGTCAAGCTCCTGGGCCTTACGGAAAAGACACGTATCTACCAGGCAAGTACCTCCGAACTCTACGGAAAAGTGCAGGAGACACCACAGAGTGAAACCACACCATTCTACCCGCGTTCTCCTTACGCTGTAGCCAAGATGTATGCCTACTGGATCACAGTCAACTACAGAGAAGCCTATGGTATGTTCGCATGTAACGGTATCCTCTTCAACCATGAATCTCCGGTACGTGGTGAAACCTTTGTGACAAGAAAGATCACCAGAGCCGCTTCCAAGATAGCCCTTGGCCTTCAGGACAAACTCTACCTTGGTAACCTCGATGCCAAACGTGACTGGGGGCATGCCAAAGATTACGTGAAAATGATGTGGCTGATCCTTCAGGCTGATGAACCCGAAGACTGGGTCATCGCTACAGGACAGACCACTACGGTTAGAGACTTTGTAAGAATGGCCTTCAGGTTTGCAGGCATAGAACTGGAATTTAAAGGTGAAGGGGTTGATGAAGTAGGTATTGTGAATAGTGTTGATGAAAGCAGAGCCAAAGAACTTAACCTTGACATCAACAACCTCCAACAGCTTGTTGGCAAAGAGGTCGTAGCAGTCGATCCAAAGTATTTCAGACCGACAGAAGTAGACCTGCTTCTTGGAGACCCTACCAAAGCAGAGACCAAACTGGGTTGGAGAAGAGAGTACAAACTTGAAGAACTTGTCAACGACATGATGCAGTCAGACCTTCACCTCATGACAAAAGACCAGTATCTTAAAGATGGCGGATACACCATCATGAATTACTTCGAATAG
- the galU gene encoding UTP--glucose-1-phosphate uridylyltransferase GalU — MIKKCLFPAAGYGTRFLPATKATPKEMLPVLTKPLIQYGVEEAVEANIHTMAIVTGRGKRAIEDHFDISYELEHQIKGTSKEPLLTEIRSLITQCTFSYTRQVEMKGLGHAILTGETLIGNEPFAVILADDLCDNNGNDSVLKQMVSVYEKYQCSIVAIEEVPLEETNKYGVIAGNLVDNTDDTYRVTDMVEKPEPRNAPTNMAIIGRYILTPDIFDIIRNTKPGKGGEIQITDALLEQAKEGKVIAFKFKGKRFDCGSVNGFVEATNYFYEKEKNV, encoded by the coding sequence TTGATCAAAAAATGTTTATTCCCTGCCGCCGGTTACGGCACACGGTTCCTCCCCGCAACAAAAGCTACTCCCAAAGAGATGCTCCCTGTTCTTACCAAACCCCTCATCCAATACGGTGTAGAAGAAGCTGTTGAAGCTAATATCCATACCATGGCCATTGTTACTGGACGGGGTAAGCGTGCCATAGAAGACCATTTTGATATCTCATACGAACTCGAACATCAGATCAAAGGAACCTCTAAAGAACCTCTTCTGACCGAGATCCGTTCCCTCATCACACAATGTACATTCTCCTATACCAGACAGGTAGAGATGAAAGGCCTTGGGCATGCTATTCTGACTGGAGAAACATTGATAGGCAACGAGCCTTTTGCCGTTATCCTCGCAGATGATCTTTGTGACAATAATGGGAATGATTCTGTACTAAAGCAAATGGTTAGTGTTTACGAAAAATACCAATGCTCCATTGTTGCCATTGAAGAGGTCCCCTTGGAAGAAACCAATAAATATGGTGTCATTGCAGGGAATCTTGTGGATAACACAGACGATACTTACCGCGTAACCGATATGGTGGAAAAACCAGAACCCAGGAATGCCCCGACCAATATGGCAATTATAGGAAGGTATATTCTCACACCCGACATCTTCGATATTATCAGAAATACAAAGCCTGGTAAAGGTGGAGAGATACAGATAACTGATGCCCTACTCGAACAGGCAAAAGAGGGAAAGGTCATTGCCTTCAAATTTAAAGGAAAGCGTTTTGACTGTGGCTCTGTAAATGGGTTTGTGGAAGCAACTAATTATTTTTATGAAAAGGAAAAAAATGTCTGA
- a CDS encoding FMN-binding protein, producing MKKRFITLLLSGAIFCAAMEAAVPKPVKHAIDASFGEVSKIEARQIVLTGSTYEKVKARAKAKLETKIYRYYVIRSSSAVGYAVLITRKVRTKKATVLYVFDVKGVLKFSEIMAFGEPPEYIPNTIWMGQFRSRNSAAPLKMGKDIPTISGATLSARTISDGARIARAILQTAIVK from the coding sequence ATGAAAAAACGTTTTATAACACTGCTTTTGTCAGGGGCCATCTTCTGTGCAGCCATGGAGGCTGCTGTACCCAAACCGGTGAAGCATGCCATCGATGCTTCTTTCGGAGAGGTCTCGAAAATAGAGGCCAGGCAGATCGTTCTGACCGGAAGTACCTATGAAAAAGTCAAAGCCAGAGCCAAAGCAAAACTGGAGACGAAGATCTATCGTTACTATGTGATCCGAAGCAGCAGCGCAGTAGGATATGCTGTGTTGATCACACGCAAAGTCCGTACGAAAAAGGCAACGGTCCTCTATGTATTCGATGTGAAGGGCGTGTTAAAGTTCTCTGAGATCATGGCTTTTGGTGAACCGCCTGAGTACATTCCCAATACTATATGGATGGGGCAGTTCAGGTCCAGGAATAGTGCCGCCCCCCTGAAAATGGGAAAAGATATACCGACCATCAGCGGTGCGACACTTTCGGCACGCACTATCAGCGACGGGGCACGCATTGCCAGGGCCATTTTGCAAACGGCGATCGTGAAGTAA